The proteins below are encoded in one region of Phoenix dactylifera cultivar Barhee BC4 unplaced genomic scaffold, palm_55x_up_171113_PBpolish2nd_filt_p 001469F, whole genome shotgun sequence:
- the LOC103700979 gene encoding ATP-dependent Clp protease proteolytic subunit 5, chloroplastic-like yields the protein MAMANSSCVAAPAASPLKTLARNPPQTLHLPSRIRLLSSSFASSKKFRRLVGTWSSPKAVYSSGSWAPDRSHRKGVWSIRDDLVVPSSPYFPVEAQGGQGPPPMVQERFQSVISQLFQHRIIRCGGPVDDDMANIIVAQLLYLDAVDPTKDIVIYVNSPGGSVTAGMAIFDTMRHIRPDVSTVCVGLAASMGAFILSSGTKGKRYSLPNSRIMIHQPLGGAQGGQTDIDIQANEMLHHKANLNGYLAYHTGQSLERINQDTDRDFFMSAKEAKEYGLIDGVIMNPLKALQPLAASDP from the exons ATGGCCATGGCGAATTCCTCCTGCGTCGCGGCGCCCGCTGCTTCCCCCCTCAAAACCCTCGCCAGAAACCCTCCGCAAACCCTCCACCTCCCCTCCCGAAtccgccttctctcctcttcttttgcttcttccaa GAAGTTTAGGAGGCTCGTCGGCACCTGGAGCTCTCCTAAGGCCGTCTACTCGAGCGGCTCCTGGGCGCCGGATCGATCTCACAGGAAAGGGGTTTGGTCTATTAG GGATGATTTGGTAGTGCCGTCGTCTCCCTACTTTCCAGTGGAGGCCCAAGGAGGGCAGGGGCCGCCGCCCATGGTGCAGGAGCGGTTCCAGAGCGTTATCAGCCAGCTCTTCCAGCAT AGGATTATACGTTGTGGTGGACCTGTGGATGATGACATGGCGAACATTATTGTGGCGCAGCTTCTCTACCTGGATGCTGTTGATCCTACCAAG GATATTGTCATATATGTGAATTCTCCAGGAGGATCAGTTACAGCTG GCATGGCAATTTTTGATACGATGAGGCACATCAGGCCTGATGTCTCCACTGTTTGTGTTGGACTTGCAGCTAG CATGGGTGCTTTTATTCTGAGTTCTGGCACCAAGg GGAAACGGTATAGTTTACCAAACTCCAGGATAATGATTCATCAACCGCTTGGAGGAGCTCAAGGTGGACAGACTGATATTGACATCCAG GCAAATGAGATGCTGCACCACAAAGCTAATTTGAATGGGTACCTAGCATATCATACTGGCCAAAGCTTGGAAAGGATCAACCAAGATACTGACCGGGACTTTTTCATGAGTGCAAAAGAAGCTAAGGAGTATGGTCTAATTGATGGCGTGATCATGAATCCTCTGAAAGCCCTTCAGCCACTAGCAGCTTCTGATCCGTAA
- the LOC120108659 gene encoding protein trichome birefringence-like 6 produces MERLRSFSIKPTRLLVFSFTVPSSLLFCFLFSFWVLNTTPSGSTESHLRLSGGPGTIKDEAFAGSGVTLFVNGSKDRIWGASILGEAGNFSVEALDLDKKGKNGILVDVQVGESGGSPGEALDSINNGEVAIFNDAHLKGIINSSDEALDSVNERKNSDLAVSDPRESSDLSQEGLGSSTPGADGKSAEFDAHKVRNENFLADNLIRDANSYNANGKNISSVVEKIEGKRANTCDVSHGRWVFDESYPLYTSNSCPFIDEGFNCEANGRMDKDYMKWRWQPYNCNISRLDPIKMLELIRGKRLVFVGDSINRNQWESMLCLLQGAVSDPRRVYEARGRRITKNKGIYNFKFPDYQCSVEYYATHFLVRESKARVQQRRMKTLRIDAIDRSSLRWRGADILVFNTAHWWSHYKTKAGISYYQEGDLVHPHLDVSTAFRKALTTWASWVDQHAAPGKTQVFFRSSAPSHFSGGEWNSGGHCKESTQPLNDTSGRQITEKNMILEQVVKQMKTPVTILNITNLSGLRIDGHPSIYGRKPERGPPTSIQDCSHWCLPGVPDAWNELLYFHLLSRRVPVSTG; encoded by the exons ATGGAGAGGCTGAGGAGTTTCTCCATCAAGCCCACGAGGCTCTTGGTTTTCTCATTCACCgtcccctcctccctcctcttttgCTTCCTTTTCTCCTTCTGGGTCCTCAACACCACCCCCTCTGGCTCGACGGAGTCTCATCTCCGGCTCAGTGGAGGCCCCGGAACCATAAAAGATGAGGCCTTTGCTGGTTCCGGCGTCACTCTCTTTGTTAATGGGTCTAAAGATCGTATTTGGGGAGCAAGCATCTTGGGGGAAGCTGGCAATTTCTCTGTGGAAGCTCTGGATTTAgacaagaaaggaaaaaatggAATTTTGGTGGATGTTCAAGTGGGAGAATCTGGTGGTTCTCCTGGGGAAGCACTAGATTCAATTAATAACGGGGAAGTTGCCATTTTTAATGATGCCCATTTGAAAGGGATTATTAATTCCTCTGACGAAGCTTTAGATTCAGTTAACGAGAGGAAGAACAGCGATCTGGCTGTCTCCGACCCAAGGGAAAGCTCTGATTTGTCTCAGGAAGGTCTAGGTTCGAGTACTCCGGGGGCTGATGGGAAAAGCGCCGAGTTTGATGCTCATAAGGTGAGAAATGAGAACTTTTTGGCTGACAATTTGATCAGAGATGCGAACTCTTATAATGCCAATGGGAAAAATATATCTTCAGTTGTGGAGAAAATTGAGGGTAAGCGTGCAAACACATGTGATGTTTCTCATGGAAGATGGGTTTTTGATGAGAGCTATCCTCTATATACAAGCAACTCTTGCCCCTTTATAGATGAAGGATTTAACTGTGAGGCTAATGGGAGAATGGATAAAGACTACATGAAGTGGAGGTGGCAGCCATATAATTGCAACATCTCAAG GTTGGACCCTATAAAAATGCTGGAGTTGATTAGAGGAAAGAGACTGGTATTTGTGGGGGATTCTATTAACAGGAACCAGTGGGAATCCATGCTTTGTTTGTTACAAGGTGCTGTCTCAGATCCTAGGCGAGTTTATGAAGCTCGTGGGCGGAGGATCACGAAAAACAAGGGAATTTATAATTTCAAATTTCCG GACTACCAATGCAGTGTTGAGTACTATGCAACTCATTTCTTGGTTCGTGAGAGTAAGGCAAGAGTACAACAGAGGCGGATGAAAACTCTACGAATTGATGCCATTGACAGGAGTTCGTTGAGATGGAGAGGAGCTGATATCCTTGTATTTAATACTGCTCATTGGTGGTCACACTACAAAACAAAAGCTGG AATAAGTTACTACCAGGAAGGAGACCTGGTTCATCCCCACCTTGATGTGTCTACCGCTTTCAGAAAAGCTTTGACGACTTGGGCATCCTGGGTTGACCAACATGCTGCTCCAGGGAAAACTCAAGTTTTCTTCAGAAGTTCAGCACCGTCACATTTCAG TGGTGGTGAATGGAATTCTGGGGGACACTGCAAAGAGAGCACCCAGCCCCTAAATGACACTTCTGGCCGACAAATTACTGAAAAGAACATGATCTTGGAGCAGGTTGTAAAGCAAATGAAAACCCCAGTAACTATCCTGAACATAACTAACTTATCTGGACTTCGAATAGATGGTCACCCATCTATATATGGGAGAAAACCTGAGAGAGGACCCCCAACAAGCATTCAGGACTGCAGCCATTGGTGCCTTCCTGGAGTTCCAGATGCATGGAATGAGCTGCTATATTTTCATCTACTATCTAGACGAGTACCAGTTTCTACAGGTTAG